GTAATGACAAAACCGATATGAACATCTCCTTTGTCAAATGCACTTGTGGCACCGCTAAGGAATTGACTCATATTGGTATAGACGTTATTAGAAATGAAAACTTTGAAAAAATGTCCGGCTGTTTCGACTTCTGCACCTATTGAATAAGTGTCATAATATTGCCTCCAGCCATTGAGTGTGGGGTTTGCCTCTGCAATTACACTCCATCTTTCATTGAAAAAATACTGCCCGTAAGCTCCTAAAGTCCAGCTAAACTGACATTCAGAACATTCAATATTTGAATTATATAAAAATGAAGGAACTATACCGAAGCCGAACTTTCCGGTTTTAGAATTTAGGATTAAATTTCCATAATATTGCAGCAATCTTGACTTATCTTCTGGTTCATTTCTGACTTTTGAATTATATGCTGCACCACCATTTATTGCGACTGCGATTGGTAGTCCGAACTGTTTTGTTTCAAGAAGATTGTATTTTAATTGCAGGTCAATATTGCCATTGTGATTACTTCTGCCTATTGATGCAAATAAATCATCGGTTATGCCATAACCAAGTGCAAGCCGCATAAAAATGCCACCATCAAATCCGAAAAGCTCGCTGAATCCTTCCGATACTGGAACTAAGAATTTATGCGAAATATGGAAATAAATATTTCCGGCTTGCATTGTTTCCGTAGTGGGCAAACTTAATGCTTCGACTGAGCGGAATATGCTGATATTTTCTTCGAGCGGTTCGGTTCTTTGCCACTTTGATTGTGAAAATACCGAAGAATTTGATGTAATGATAAAGATTAGAATTAAATAGAATTTTTTCATATCGCTTACTCTGCTAATTTAACTGAAAAATCGAGTTGAAGTTGAATGTCCTCACTTATACGAACAAACATAAATTTTGGTACTTTGATTTTGTAATCCGTTAGCTTTACAACAAAGTCGGATTTGATTTTGAAACCATCTTTTAGTTTGTAAATTTTGCCATTTATAGTAATATCTTTTGTTACTCCGTGCAGGAAAAGTTTTCCTTTCGCGGTAACATCATATTCAGTTTCAGAAATCATCTTAGAATTTGTGATATTACCTTTAAAATGTGATAAAGGATATTTTTCAGTATGGAGATAATCCTCTCTCATGTGGCGATTTCTCAATCCGATACCTGTTTCAAATGTGCCAACCTGAGTTTCAAAATAAAGTTCAGAACCTTTTAGCTTATCAATGCTCTCAGAAATGAAATAGCCGTCAATTTTGTCAGTTTTTCCATCGAAATTTTCGACCGGAGTTTCTGAAATAAATCTGACTAAATTTTTCTGACTTTTATCAATATGATATTCGGCTGAAGAGCTGGACGAGTATGCTAAAATTAGCACTGTAATAATAAATAATGCCTTTTTCATTTTCATTTTTCCTAATAATTAATTAAACATATTATGGGCATAAGTAATTAAATTAATTATTCAATGCTCCGGCATCAATCCAAGCTCTGACAGAATCAATTACAGATTGTGGAAGTCTGCCGGTTGGAGGCATTACCGATGAGCTGCTATTGGAATTAATTCTGTCAAACAGGTAGCTTTCATCAGCAGAGCCGGGCTTAACATACATAAGTCCAAATATTTCCTTATTTACGATATTATCATAACTTTTCCCCGCTGATAAATCAAGTCCGGCTGAAGGAAGATTTCCGGCATGACATCCAGAATAGGCGCAGCTTTTGTTGAAAACTTCAGTTTGAATTGCACTGAATGTAGCCGGCATATTTGACTTACTGTCATCAGGGCATTCAGATACAATTCCATCTGCACATGAATTTATTAAGAAAAGTGAAAATAATATATAAAACACAAAAGAAAATTTTATCATAAAAAACCTTACTGCGAATTGAATAATAAATTAATAACACCTAATTATTGATTTTGTTACTTGATGCCCGTAATATTATTGACGCTAAAGGTTTCTGAACATTACAAAATATTTTAATATATATGGTGTATTGTCAAATAATCCTTACGGTCAGATTTTGTAAAGTGCAATACATCAAATAAATAAATAGTGTGGTCTCCTGCATTCATTTTATCAATTGCTTTTAAGTATGCATAAGCTATTGCTCCACTCAATACTGGCAGACCTTTCCAGTCAATCAGAAGTTTTCTGTCTATAAGAAATTTACTTTTATCATAATCCCATCCACTTTTCTTACCTAATGTTCTAACAAGATTAATTTGATTCTCGCAAAGTAGCTGTAGAACTGAATTTGGATTTTCATCTAAATTATTTAACGTTTTAGTATTATGATAAACAGCAACTGAATATCTTTTAGGCACAATACTTACTTTGTTGACAAAAGTGCAAATGTTCATGTTAACTGATGTAGGATGAGATATTGGCTTTGAGTAAGTCGCCAGACTGAAAACGGGAAGACTGGGAATATTCCAGAATTGTCTCATAGAAAAGAGAAAATCAGGATTGATTAATATTATTAATAGTATGAATTTTTATTTTTTGAGAATTCTCAATCTTAGTCGGTTCGTGTTGAAAGCCACAACATTTTGCGATTGCTTGCTTTAGTCGTTCTTTTTCATCTTCAGTAAGTTTATTGATGTAAGCAATATCTTTGTGATGTTGGAGAGCTTCGCAGCTTGAGCATTGTGGCAATTTTCCGGGCTTGGTGCCAATATTATTTTCGGATAGCTGAATAGATATAGAATTGAAACCAAATTTAATGCCTGAATATACTAAATAAAAAAATGCAAGCATACCAACAGATTCAAGGAATGTGATGCTATACAAATCGAAAGCGTAAACTAAATAGTCGTTCCAAAACCAGGTAAGCAGCATTCCACTCAGCTTCAATATTCCGGCAAAGAAAAGAATATAAAGTAAAGACTTTGAAACATTATTTTTTATAAGATTTAAAAACATTATATTTTGAATAAAAACAATTTTCGCAAAATAATTATAACCTATTGTATTAACGATATTTGAGTATTATTATTTTTGATATCTACACTAAATTTTAATAAAAACTAATGAATAAAATTTCTTTAATAAAATACACAAAAATTTAAAATAATTCAATCAATAATCCTTCTTTACAATTTATTTTTTAATTATTATTTAGAATTTTAAAAGACAAAATGGGAACTACAGCCGATCTTAGACCGGGTGCATTCATCAGATTCAACGGCGAGCTCTGCCAAGTACTTGAATCACAGCATCGCACACCCGGCAACTTAAGAGCATTTTATCAAGTAAAGATGCGCAATACAAGAAGTGGCAAATTACTTGAAAATAGATTCCGTTCAGGTGAATCAATCGAATTTGTTCGTGTTGACAAGAAATCTTTTCAGTTTCTTTACCGAGATGGAAATGCACTCCACTTCATGGACCAGGAAACTTATGACCAAATACCTGTAAATGATGATGTTGTTGGTGATGCAATCAAATTTTTGAAAGAAAATCAAGAGGTTGCAATAAATTTCGAAGGTGAATTAGTACTTGGATTAGAAATGCCTCCAACCGTAAATCTTAGAGTTACTCATACCGAACCGGGAGTCAAAGGCGATACAGCAACAAATGTTGTTAAACCTGCAACTGTTGAAACAGGGGCTCAAGTAAATGTGCCGTTATTTGTTAATGAAGGCGATTTAATCAGAATTGATACTTCATCAGGCGCCTATATGGATCGAGTTAAAGAATAATATAAAAATTTAAAAATTCATAAGGGCTGCCCGTTTGTAAAAAATTGCAAATAGAGCAGCCATTTTATTATATGATTTAACAATATTTATTTTTATACGTTATAGAAATATGTTTTTTTACTAATTAAAAAATTAAAATGCGAAGTATTGTAATTACGATAAAAATTGTCATAACTGCAACGTTTGTTTTTGCAATAATTTCCTGCGGTGGAATGAAAACACCGGAAAATCTAAATGCAGAACAAGTATTTAATGATGGTGTGAAATTATTTGAGAATGGTGACTATCTCGAAGCAAAACAGTATTTTGATATAATTAAGTTGCAGTATCCTGCAAGCCAGTATGCCGACAATGCCCAATATTATTTAGCTGAAATAAACTACAAAAGAAGCGAGTATATTTTAGCGGCATTTAATTACAGCATGCTTCGCAGAGTGTATCCAGGTAGCCCTTACAGTAAAGAAAGTTTGTACAAAAACGCTCTTTGTTATTTTCAGTTATCTCCTTCCTATGACCGCGATCAGGAATATACTACAAAGGCAATTGAATCATTTATGGAATTTCAGTATCTTTATCCTGATGATTCACTGAATATTGAGTCAGGTAAAAGAATAGCTGAATTACGAGACAAACTTGCCTACCGTGAGTTCTTCACTGCTGAATTGTATCGTAAAATGGAAAGCCCGAGAGCATCAGTAATTTACTACGATGCAGTCATCAATAACTTCAGCGATTCCAAATATTACGAAGATTCATATATTGGCAAAATCGAAGCACTTTATTTTATGAAACGGTACGACCAAGCTGTAAGCATTATCAGAGCATACAGCACCCAGTTTCCAAATGGGAAAGCAACAAGCCGTAATAATCAGATAGTTAAAGAAATTAATGATTTGAAGAGTAAATAGCTACTCCAGCAGGGCTCTGAGTTCAGCATCGAAATTGTTGAATCTCTCAGAGTTGTCACGCTTGTCAGCAACAAATAATCTGCCCGACTTAATCATCTCTGTCAGTTCGTGAGATGTAATGTGTTTGTATTGACTCAAAGTCTCATTATATGTCGTAACTTTACCATTAAAAATATCTACTTTTATAATTTTGAGAGATTCACCTTCAAATTCTACAACAGAGCCGAGAGGAGGATATTTCTCCACTGCGGCAGCATAAGTTTCGTATTCAAATTTTATGCAACATTTGAGACGACCGCAATTTCCGCTTAGTTTGGATATATTGTTTGATAACTGCTGAACACGGGCATGGTCAAGTGTAACATGGTCGAATGAGCACATAAAAGACGTGCAGCACAATTCTCTTCCACAAGGTCCAACAAATTCACCCAAACGCTTTGTTTCTTCGCGTGAGCTAATTTGACGGAGTTCGATTCTGGCTTTGAAAAGTCTTGCCAGGTCTTTTACCATTTCTCTGAAATCAATTCGCTGAGGAGCTGTAAACAAAATTGTCAAACGCTGCCTGTCATGCTGCCAATTAGCTTCAGTGATTTTCATATCAAATCCATATTTGGCTACTAATTCTTTTGACTTTTTCAGGACATCGTATTCATCTTTAATTTTCTTATTGAAGAATTTAAGCTCTTCTATATCAGGTATCCTGATAAGTTTGTCAGTACTGATGTTCTGACGTTTGCAATATTCGAATTTAGAGTCTGATTTGTCGCCAAAACCACAAACTCTTCCGATATCTAATCCATTTTCACTTTCTAATACAACAAAATCATCTACACGCAGTGATAAATTGTTTACATTCTCAAATATACCGCGTACATTGCCTTTCATCAGGACTTCAACATATTCCGCCACGACTCTCTGAGAGAGCTTTTCGCCGTTTTTCAGTAAAAAATCAAGACCGCTGTAACCGGACTTTGGTAAAGTATATATGTATTCAAGGTCTTCAAAGCTGTTTTCTATATCTGTATCAAAATACTCGTATTTACTTTTAAACGGCGCAGGTGAAATATTGCTTTTTATGTTTACAGAACTTTCTGTTTTAACTGAATTCATATCAATATTCCACAAGCATTTAACTTGTAATAATTTATAAAAATTATAAACAAAGAACAATTATTGGGAATTGTGCTCCCAACAATATGCAAAATAATGAATATTTTTAATTATACCATAAAAATTTTGCGTAATTTAAGAAAAATTGAAATTAATGCGAGATTTTGACTAACATTTCTATAAATAAGGCTGATTCCAAACTCGATTTCGTTAATGGCTGAAGCAATCGAACTTTTGCCAAACGCACTTTGAAATTTTATAATTGTATCTGTATCATCAGTATTTATAATTGCATCTGAAGAAGCGCCATTTTTTATAGCATTTACATCATTAAGCCAAAACATAAGCATTTGAAGACTTTTGCTGATTTGATTTTTATCTTTCGGTTTTGCAAAATCTTCAATTTTTTTTACCATTTCTTCCCGAAACTTCTGTTTTCTGAGAGATGTACGAAGAATATCAACTACTTGATTGCGTAGCTCACGGTTTTCTTCAGAAACATAATCGAGAGCTTTAAGATATGAACCTTGTGCAAATCTTGCAGCAATTCGGGCATCAACTTCACTTACACCGTTATCGAAAATGAGCTTACGGACAATTTGATTATCATCAAGTGGCTGAACAATAATTTGCTGACAACGAGACATAATAGTTTGCATCATTGCCTCCGGCTTTGAAGTAATCATAATTATAGTAATATTATCCTGAGGCTCTTCAAGAGTTTTGAGAAAAGCATTAGCCGCTTCGTTATTCATTTCGTCAGCTTTCAGAATAATCACAAACCGCCTTTTCCCATTGTACGAGCTTAGCGAAAGTTTACTTTTTACCTCTCTTATGCTGGAAATTTTTATTTGTGTAGCATTAGGTATTTGAATCGGAAGATATGGGTTTTTAGCTTTATTTTCAATTTCCTCCCGAATCAGGTCAATCTGCTCCTGCGACATTTTATCATAGACTGATTCACCTTTTGTTTCATTGGATTTGCCTGCAGGGAGAGAAAATATCAGTTCAATATTCGGATGACTGAGATTATCAAACGCTTTGCAGCTATGACAATTGTCACAAGAATCTATTGAATTTTCATAAATAACCGGCTCATGACAATTAGCCGTTTTAGCATACTGAATTGCCAATGCATCTTTGCCTGTACCTATTATTCCTGTGAAGCAATAAGCGTGGCTAACTCTATTTTCTATAATAGAATTTTGCAATATTCTTTTAGTTCTTTCGTGTCCAGCTATTTTATTCCAAGACATATACCAAGTTTTATATTTTTGTAAATTACAATAATGTGAAAATAGCAAATATTTATGTTCAATTCAAATAAAATTAATGAGTATTTAAATTATGGCAAAAAAAACTTCAACTGTTGCTAAACCAAAAGCTACTTCAAAGGCAAAACCAACGCCGGAATCTGAAGTAAATTCGAGCAAGCGGGCACCTTATGAAAGACTTGTCGAATTTGACGTAATTCAACCTGAAATTATCGGTTCACGTTGCCATCATGGCAGAGGCGAAGACTGTTCAGTTGACAGAACAAAATTAGACCGCTCGAATGCACCCCACGTAACTCTTAATCTTGATAAAAATCACCTGATGAAAGCCCTCAAAAATATGATGCAGGCAAGGCATACCGATGAGAAGCATCTTACTCTTGTCAAGCAAGGCAAATCATTTTTTCATATTGGTTGTTCAGGTCATGAAGCAACTCAAACTGCAGTTGCTTTCGCAATGGAATCAGGCAAAGACTGGGGTTGGACTTACTATCGCGATATGGCTTTTGCTTTTGGAATGGGTTTCAGTTTGCAGGATTATTTCCTGCTTGCTTTAGGCAAAGAAGAAGACCCTGCTACGGGCGGCAGACAGATGCCAGGTCACTACGGACATCCGAAGTATAATCTGCCTACTCAGTCATCACCTACGGGTACACAATTCCTGAATGCTGTCGGTTGCTCAATGGCATCAAGCAAGAATGGAGCAGATGAAGTTACTTATGTATCTTCAGGTGAAGGTACTACAAGTCAGGGCGAATTTTATGAAGCTGTAAACTGGGCTACGAAAGACCGCCTGCCAACTCTATTCCATATTCAGGATAATGGCTATGCTATCTCTGTGCCACGTGCAGACCAGTCTATGGGCTCATCTGTAGTCCACTCTTTCTGCTGCTACCCAAATTTATATATGAAAGAATACGACGGTACTGATTATTTTGAATCTGTCAAAGCCGCACGCGATGCCGTGAAATATATTCGCGACGGACGCGGTCCGGCACTTCTTCACGCTGTCGTGGAAAGACTTCTGCCTCACTCATCATCTGATGACCATAGAAAATACCGCTCAGAAGAAGAGCTTGCTAATGCAGCGGCAAAGAAGGACTGCATTAAGATACTCGCAAATTATTTGATTGAACATGAAATTGCAACCCAAGAAGAAATTGACAATTTATCAATTCAAGTTAAACAAGAAATTAACGATGCTGTCGAATGGGCTGAAACTCGTCCTGACCCGAAAGCAGAAAATTCTCTAAAAACTTTATACGCAGAAGACAGTACACGCGACCTGCCGTATGCTCAGACAGAGCCGACAGAAGGTAATCCAATCGTTCTTGTGGATGCAGTAAATCACGCTCTTGCCGAAGAATTAAAACGTAATGACAAAATGTTGATTTTTGGTGAAGATATTGCTGACCCTAAAGGGGGAGTTTTCACCGCTACCCGCGGTTTATCTAATGAATTTGGTTCAAATCGTGTTTTCAATTCACCGCTTGCTGAGGCTTCTATCGTTGGTGTAGCTCTCGGACTTGCTGTTCGTGGATATAAACCGGTAATCGAAATTCAGTTCGGTGACTATATCTGGCCCGCTTTTATGCAGTACAAAAATGAAATTGCTACTATGCGTTATCGCTCTAACGACGGATTTAAAGCTCCGGTTGTTACGCGTGTTGCAGTTGGTGGATATATTCACGGTGGACTTTGCCACTCTCAGAATATCGAGGGTATTTTCTCGCATATACCGGGTATTTTAATTGCATATCCAAGTAATGCCGCCGATGCCAAAGGTTTGCTCAAAACTGCCTGCCGCATTGAAGACCCTGTGATTTTCTGTGAGCATAAGGGAATGTATCGCCTGCCTTTCGCACGTACTATTGAGCCCGATGAAAATTATCTGATTCCATTCGGTAAGGCAAAAATCGTAAAAGACGGCGCTGATGGTGTAATCATCACTTATGGTATGGGTGTCAAAGATTCAATCAATGCAGTGAAAAAATACGAAAAAGAAACCGGTAAATCTATCCGAATAGTTGACTTACGTACTATCAACCCATGGGATAAGGATTTAGTTCTTGAATCGGTAAAGAAGACGGGCAGAGTTTTGATTGTTCACGAAGATACGCTGACTAACGGTTTCGGTGCTGAGGTTTCAGCTACTATTTCACAGCATGCATTCTCTTGGCTTGATGCACCTGTTATGCGTCTTGCCGCTAAGGACAGCCATATTCCGTATGCTCCTGTGTATGAAGAAGACGTACTGCCAAACGAGCACAAAGTATATGACAATCTGATGGAATTAATGAAATTCTGATTTCTTTGATTCCAATTATTTCCAAATTTAATCCCCGCCATTACAAAAATGGCGGGGATTTTTGTTATGAATAGAGTATTTGCAGGAGCACGAAATATTTCTAAAAGAAATTACACAGCCTGTCGGAAAACACAAATCTCAACTCCGTAGGAGTGCCCTGATAGTAGAAAAAGCACTGACCGCCGGAAACCACAATTCAACTCGGTTAAGTCTTTAATTTATTTGTTAATGGTTGAAACATATCCCATTTAATAAAATCCATATTTATAATTTTAGATTTAATCAAATCCATATAATCTATATCAATATCATCAGATTGAACGGTCATACCAGTTTTGGTTAATATTTGTTCCTCTTCAATTTTTTTTATTATATCATTCAATTTCTGAAATAATAGATAATATTCTGTGGCTATTTCTTCAACATCAGCTAAATTTATTTCAGAAATAATGAATCTGTGAACAACTCGGTTGCGTTTATCGTAAAGTGCAAACAATTCATTAAACAAGGACTCGCTGATAATTTGTATTTCTTTAGCTTTTTCATATACTTTCTTTTCAGTAATAATTTTGTCTTTATCGCCCTGATAAATCCACATTCTTTCTATTCTCGAATTTTTATTTATTAACTGATATTTCAATACAATTCCTATTCTTAACAAAGCATCAATAATATTAGCTAATAAACATGTAGCTTCAATAAATGATTTCTTTTCAATGGCTATGTTTAATAAATAATTAGAAGCACCAACACCAATCATAAAATTTCCAAATAGATATGATTCATAGACTAAAACACTATACTCAGGTCTAATTAAACGAAAGGAAGATATGATTTCAAAAGCGAAATTCCTCTTTTCTTCAATAAATTTCCGTACTTCAGAAACATTTTGATCTATATCAAAGAGAAATGTAAAAAGTATTATTTCATTTTCTATTGAAGATACGAATATAAGTATTTGATTTTTATCAACCGATGGATTTGAAACATCAAAGAATTTCACATCGTTTAAAATTTTATATTTCCTACCCTTGATCAATAATTTAAATCTTTTGATACTTTGCGGGGTAGACAATTCATTTATCGATAATTGGAATGTATCAAAATTTCTTTCTGATATATAATATTGAAAAGTATGTACTTTCCCATCGTTAACTGTATATTTCCAATTTTCTGGAATTTGAATATCAAAAGTACCGTTAACATCAACAAAGCGTTTCATTTATTTCCATTTTAGAATTTAACAATAGAATACTTATTTTTATATTTTGCTCCTAATTGCTATTATTGTATTTTTTAAGTCAGAGTAAAATTTTTCAAGTTCATTTAAATGATAATTCAAATGGCGAATGTGTGCACGGTCAAAATAAACACTTTTAGCTATGCAAAAGTCTTGTATCGAAATAATTTCTTTATTTAATGCCGAAGCATATCCGATTTCATAGAATACATTCTTGTTATCAAATGTAGTATCAGCAATCAAAAATTCTGATAGTTCAATTTCTCTATATACCGTTTCAATTACAATATCATTTTCAAGGAATTCATCTGCTCTTTTTAAGTTAATTTGCATTTCAGTTTTCAATAAATCTTTTATGCTTGAATAAAGCGAATCAAGTGCAGGGTAATGAAATGGCATAATCATAAATACAGAATTCTTTTTTACTATTCTTTTTCTATCAACTTTACGCAAATGAATCTCTAAAGGCTTTGACTGCTGGACATCAACAAGTTTCCAAAGAGAAATATGGTCAAATGTAAAATAAACATCCTTTTGTGCTATGTGATCTTTAAAAAAAGTCCAGTTGTTAGGATAAGTTTCTAATAAAAATGGTGTTGTAGGGACAATTCCATTTTCATTTGAAAAACCTTTCCAATCAACATTTTCCAGCTTTCCAATATTACCCTTCATAAAATCAGGGTCGCTATTCAAAATAGGTTGGAAATATAAGAAGCTATACGGATTGTAATTACGATACTCACCGAGCATTATTTGGCGGTAATCATCTTCAGAAACTGTCCAAAAAGGGTAACAACCCATTGGTATTATTTTATTATAATATACATATCCTTTGTTTGTTTGGTCTTCTGTCATATTCTATATTTTATTTTTATTGAAACAATTCAGTTTGCGGGTCATTCTTCAGTTGCCACGAATCTTTATCAACTCTTACTGCTATATCTTCTAATACACTCAGAATTGTTTGATTTTCAGGGGTTATACCATTTTTCAAAAGTGGTAGTATATCTAAGATAATATCGTCAAAATGCGGATTGACTTTTTCTCTTTCCATTCTGCGAAGATAACTTAATAAATAATACCGGATACGGAGTCTTATGTCAATATATGTTCTGAATTTTGTATTCTTTTTTATTGAAAACTTCTCTGTATTTTCATTGTAATCAAAATTTTCTAAAAGTAATGGGGTCAAATCAGTATATTCTTTTTTAAGTAAATCAAGAAATCCTAATTCCAAACCTTTAATAATCAACTCATCATTTATTTGTTCTAAAGTCGCACCATGATTTTTTGCTATTATACCTTCAATTGTTTGCATTACAATCTGCTCGATATCCATCCCAAGATTTGCTCTTAATATTGTCCTTGGTTTCCTTACTTTTCGAAAATTAATTATTAGTTGACCAGATAAAACTGTAAATGGATTTTGTCTCTTTTTAAAACTTGTTTGACCGTTCTTTTGGGGAACTGCTCCAATATATTCAAAACCACATTTTTCTGCAGTTTCTATAATTAAATGCCAAAATTCAGGGTCTTTATGTGCAAACACAAATGAAAGCCATCTATCAAATTTCAAAACTCTGTACATTTCCTTTATACTTTGAGAGATTAAGTTGTTATATTCTTCTTTACTTTTGTTGTGTTCTCCGCCTTCAATAGCTTCTAACTGATAATCTTGTTCGGTGACTTCCAAATCAAGCCAAGCATTCCACATTGCTGACAAATCTAAGTATGGGATTTTTTTTCCATAAGGTGGGTCTGTATAAATATAATCAACACTTTCACTATCAATAAAATCTAAATTTGTGGCTGTACCCTTGATTATTTGTGCATTGGAAATGGTATTTTCATCAATATTAAACTGCATTTCCTTTTTAGCTGATAATAATTTTTTAATTTTAATTTCAAATGTATTCATTACATCTAAGTCAATTTCCTCTAAAGCTATTCTGTATCTGTAATAAGCAAAGGCAGCGGCATTTCCGGAGTTCTCATCACGTGAACTTGAATTATGGTAAGTTCTATTAATTTTTGTAACTGTACTGGAAAATGCTAATAATAGGGAATTACGAATATTTAAATTTTCTTGCTTCAAAATCAAATGCTTTAATAACCCTAATTGTGCTTTTTGTTTTGATGTAAAAAGTTCATCAGCAGTTGAAACATTCGAGCCTTTAGGCAATGGAATAGGACGGGGCTGAGGATATTTCTTTAATGCTTTTTGAATTTCTATTTCAGTTTTGGGTTCTAATTTAATATAATTACTTTTTACAAAATCGAATGCTTGATTAAATTTTGTTAGGTTAACCGGAGCTATCAAAGAGTTTACAATAAATACTGCCATTGGGTTTAAATCAATATTTATCGCTTTTCTACTATTCATTAATGCTTCAACAGCAGTAACTCCACTACCTCCGAATGGGTCTAAAATCAAATCTCCAGTTTTACTAAAGTTTTTTATGTAATCTCTTACGACATTCCAGCTTTGCTTTGTAAAATATCCGTGAACTCCGTAATGTCTTTTAGCTTTCTGTTTTTCTACAGTTATCCCTCTAGGTAAAGTACACTTGTTATAATCAAAATCGCTTTTTGCTTTATTTTGTGGAAATGCAAAATCATAAGAAAAACTCTTACCAATTTGAAAACTATCAGGTGATAAAAGTAATTTAAGATTATCCCAATTATCTTCAATATCTTCAACTTGGAAATGTAACAATGGATTTCCGGTATCTGTTGTTCTGAATACAGAAAATTCCAAACCATTACAAAGAGAAAAATATATGCTTCTTATTTCTGGATGCGATGCATAACTGTAAACCTGTTCTACATTGTCATCATTTATTATTTTTTGATCTGGCGCTTTAGCATCTAAAACAAATGCAAAATTATTTTCAACTTTTAATGAATAATCAGGGATAAGATTAATAGGCCTTTTTTTACTCCCAATTTTTAAATATGGATGTTGTAAAGTCTTGCTTCTAATTATATTGTCCTGTGAATAACCTAATTCTTTTAAAATTGGAAGTATAATAACTTCTCTGACACTGTCTTCTTTAAAGTCAGGATTAGTTTTAATAGATTTAATATCAAAATTTCCAAATAATCTTAC
This window of the Ignavibacteriota bacterium genome carries:
- a CDS encoding DNA polymerase III subunit delta', with the protein product MSWNKIAGHERTKRILQNSIIENRVSHAYCFTGIIGTGKDALAIQYAKTANCHEPVIYENSIDSCDNCHSCKAFDNLSHPNIELIFSLPAGKSNETKGESVYDKMSQEQIDLIREEIENKAKNPYLPIQIPNATQIKISSIREVKSKLSLSSYNGKRRFVIILKADEMNNEAANAFLKTLEEPQDNITIIMITSKPEAMMQTIMSRCQQIIVQPLDDNQIVRKLIFDNGVSEVDARIAARFAQGSYLKALDYVSEENRELRNQVVDILRTSLRKQKFREEMVKKIEDFAKPKDKNQISKSLQMLMFWLNDVNAIKNGASSDAIINTDDTDTIIKFQSAFGKSSIASAINEIEFGISLIYRNVSQNLALISIFLKLRKIFMV
- a CDS encoding YceI family protein gives rise to the protein MKKALFIITVLILAYSSSSSAEYHIDKSQKNLVRFISETPVENFDGKTDKIDGYFISESIDKLKGSELYFETQVGTFETGIGLRNRHMREDYLHTEKYPLSHFKGNITNSKMISETEYDVTAKGKLFLHGVTKDITINGKIYKLKDGFKIKSDFVVKLTDYKIKVPKFMFVRISEDIQLQLDFSVKLAE
- the bamD gene encoding outer membrane protein assembly factor BamD — its product is MRSIVITIKIVITATFVFAIISCGGMKTPENLNAEQVFNDGVKLFENGDYLEAKQYFDIIKLQYPASQYADNAQYYLAEINYKRSEYILAAFNYSMLRRVYPGSPYSKESLYKNALCYFQLSPSYDRDQEYTTKAIESFMEFQYLYPDDSLNIESGKRIAELRDKLAYREFFTAELYRKMESPRASVIYYDAVINNFSDSKYYEDSYIGKIEALYFMKRYDQAVSIIRAYSTQFPNGKATSRNNQIVKEINDLKSK
- a CDS encoding flavin reductase family protein produces the protein MRQFWNIPSLPVFSLATYSKPISHPTSVNMNICTFVNKVSIVPKRYSVAVYHNTKTLNNLDENPNSVLQLLCENQINLVRTLGKKSGWDYDKSKFLIDRKLLIDWKGLPVLSGAIAYAYLKAIDKMNAGDHTIYLFDVLHFTKSDRKDYLTIHHIY
- a CDS encoding dehydrogenase E1 component subunit alpha/beta, translating into MKALKNMMQARHTDEKHLTLVKQGKSFFHIGCSGHEATQTAVAFAMESGKDWGWTYYRDMAFAFGMGFSLQDYFLLALGKEEDPATGGRQMPGHYGHPKYNLPTQSSPTGTQFLNAVGCSMASSKNGADEVTYVSSGEGTTSQGEFYEAVNWATKDRLPTLFHIQDNGYAISVPRADQSMGSSVVHSFCCYPNLYMKEYDGTDYFESVKAARDAVKYIRDGRGPALLHAVVERLLPHSSSDDHRKYRSEEELANAAAKKDCIKILANYLIEHEIATQEEIDNLSIQVKQEINDAVEWAETRPDPKAENSLKTLYAEDSTRDLPYAQTEPTEGNPIVLVDAVNHALAEELKRNDKMLIFGEDIADPKGGVFTATRGLSNEFGSNRVFNSPLAEASIVGVALGLAVRGYKPVIEIQFGDYIWPAFMQYKNEIATMRYRSNDGFKAPVVTRVAVGGYIHGGLCHSQNIEGIFSHIPGILIAYPSNAADAKGLLKTACRIEDPVIFCEHKGMYRLPFARTIEPDENYLIPFGKAKIVKDGADGVIITYGMGVKDSINAVKKYEKETGKSIRIVDLRTINPWDKDLVLESVKKTGRVLIVHEDTLTNGFGAEVSATISQHAFSWLDAPVMRLAAKDSHIPYAPVYEEDVLPNEHKVYDNLMELMKF
- the efp gene encoding elongation factor P, with product MGTTADLRPGAFIRFNGELCQVLESQHRTPGNLRAFYQVKMRNTRSGKLLENRFRSGESIEFVRVDKKSFQFLYRDGNALHFMDQETYDQIPVNDDVVGDAIKFLKENQEVAINFEGELVLGLEMPPTVNLRVTHTEPGVKGDTATNVVKPATVETGAQVNVPLFVNEGDLIRIDTSSGAYMDRVKE